The window CCAGCTGGTCGTATACAGAACCCGAGGTCAGAGCCCTCGCTGTTGAGCTCATTGGCCGTGGTGGTCGACATATCGACCAAGCACATCCCTGTGTGGATGTGCGATTGCCGGGAAACATTCGCGTGCACGCTGTGCTGTCACCGGTTGCAAGCTCTGGCACCACGATTGCCCTGCGCATCCCTCGCACCACTGCCCTTACCTGGGAAGACCGAGTGGCGTCAGACTTCATGACGGAGAGAGAAAAGCATTTCTTGCTCGAGTGTGTGGAGCGCAAGCGCACAGTACTGATCACCGGAGGAGCTGGCTCCGGCAAGACCTCATTATTGGGGCACCTACTCTCTTCAGTCCCTCATCATGAGCGCATTGTGGTTCTCGAAGATGTCACCGAACTTCAGATAGATCATCCTCATGTGATTGCGCTCGAAGCCCAGCAAGCAAATATTGAGGGCGCTGGTGGCGTGAGCGTGGAACAACTTGTTCCTCAGGCTTTGCGGATGAGGGCAGACCGCTTGGTGCTGGGGGAATGTCGCGGTGCTGAAGTGGGAGCCGTGTTGTCTGCCCTCAACACAGGCCACAGTGGTGGCGGCCTCACCCTCCACGCCAATTCTTTGGCAGATGTTC of the Aurantimicrobium photophilum genome contains:
- a CDS encoding CpaF family protein yields the protein MDFSPYFGPMLAHLDTHLRNPRITDVLISSNAGLWIDQGEGLLLDASWSYTEPEVRALAVELIGRGGRHIDQAHPCVDVRLPGNIRVHAVLSPVASSGTTIALRIPRTTALTWEDRVASDFMTEREKHFLLECVERKRTVLITGGAGSGKTSLLGHLLSSVPHHERIVVLEDVTELQIDHPHVIALEAQQANIEGAGGVSVEQLVPQALRMRADRLVLGECRGAEVGAVLSALNTGHSGGGLTLHANSLADVPARLTALGYLAGMSTELVSALARGGLDVIVHVERGEHGRRIAALGEFTPGEAPLTVREFAL